From Enterococcus mediterraneensis, the proteins below share one genomic window:
- a CDS encoding ABC transporter ATP-binding protein — MKSFSSLKRLSHYIKPYKLTFIMVMVFTVLTVVFNTAMPYVVGLPTTEITKNVAAGEPLNFDYIFKCLIAVAAVGIGYCATQLLSGVLITNVVQQAMRDLRRDIDEKINRLPVAYFDRNQQGNILSRVTNDVDAVSGAMQQALIGVVNAFLAIIMSVSMMFYINTIMALVSIIMIPASLLISRGIVKISQKYFQGMQNSLGDLNGYVQENMTGFSVLKVYGREKQTLEGFKKVNHTLQHYGFRAAFISGLMMPLVQLTAYATYIAMAVLGSFYVVGGVIVVGQLQAFIQYIWQVSQPMGNITQLSSILQSASASAKRVFEILDEPEEVINEQDVQLPEEIRGEVTFEHVGFSYDPRKPLIKDLNFTVKAGQTVAIVGPTGAGKTTLINLLMRFYDVNEGAIKIDGIDTKKMSRGDVRSLFGMVLQDAWLYEGTISDNIRFGKLDATDYEVVDAAKTANVDHFIRTMPDGYDMEINAEGDNVSLGQKQLLTIARAVVSDPKILILDEATSSVDTRLEALIQKAMDRVMKGRTSFVIAHRLSTIRDADLILVMKQGAILEQGTHESLLASGGFYSQLYQSQFAEEGIEEEFAE; from the coding sequence ATGAAATCATTTTCTTCTTTGAAACGTTTGTCTCATTATATTAAACCTTATAAGCTGACATTTATCATGGTGATGGTTTTTACCGTCTTGACCGTTGTTTTCAATACGGCCATGCCTTATGTGGTAGGGTTGCCTACGACTGAGATCACCAAAAATGTCGCAGCGGGAGAGCCGCTGAATTTCGATTATATCTTCAAATGTTTGATCGCCGTGGCAGCGGTAGGGATCGGTTATTGTGCGACCCAGCTTTTGTCAGGGGTCTTGATTACGAACGTAGTGCAACAAGCAATGCGGGATCTGCGCCGAGATATCGATGAAAAAATCAATCGATTGCCAGTGGCTTATTTTGACCGCAATCAACAAGGAAATATCCTGTCTCGAGTGACAAATGACGTGGACGCAGTAAGCGGTGCGATGCAGCAAGCCCTGATCGGTGTGGTGAATGCCTTCTTGGCGATCATCATGTCAGTCAGCATGATGTTTTATATCAACACGATCATGGCGCTGGTTTCTATTATCATGATCCCGGCATCTCTGCTGATCTCTCGCGGCATCGTCAAGATCTCGCAAAAATACTTCCAAGGAATGCAGAATTCTTTAGGAGATCTAAACGGATATGTTCAAGAAAATATGACTGGTTTTAGCGTACTGAAAGTATACGGTCGGGAAAAACAAACCCTTGAAGGATTCAAAAAAGTCAATCATACATTGCAGCATTATGGTTTTCGGGCAGCTTTTATTTCCGGTCTAATGATGCCTCTTGTTCAGTTGACCGCTTATGCGACGTATATCGCAATGGCTGTTTTAGGTAGTTTCTACGTCGTGGGCGGTGTGATCGTAGTCGGTCAGCTGCAAGCATTTATCCAATATATTTGGCAAGTCAGTCAGCCGATGGGAAATATCACACAGCTTTCCTCTATTTTGCAAAGTGCTTCTGCATCAGCAAAACGGGTGTTTGAGATTTTGGATGAACCGGAAGAAGTTATCAATGAACAAGACGTCCAACTGCCAGAAGAGATCCGTGGTGAAGTGACTTTTGAACATGTCGGTTTCAGTTATGATCCTCGCAAGCCTCTGATTAAAGATCTGAATTTCACGGTCAAAGCAGGACAGACAGTAGCGATCGTCGGTCCGACCGGTGCAGGGAAGACGACATTGATCAATCTCCTGATGCGTTTTTATGACGTAAACGAAGGTGCCATCAAGATCGACGGTATTGATACGAAAAAAATGAGCCGCGGCGATGTCCGGTCACTTTTCGGTATGGTTCTGCAAGATGCATGGCTTTATGAAGGAACCATTAGTGATAATATCCGTTTTGGAAAACTAGATGCGACCGATTATGAAGTCGTAGACGCTGCGAAAACCGCCAATGTCGATCATTTTATCCGTACGATGCCGGATGGTTACGATATGGAGATCAATGCGGAAGGCGACAATGTTTCATTGGGGCAAAAACAATTGCTGACGATCGCACGAGCAGTCGTTTCCGATCCTAAAATCTTGATATTAGATGAAGCTACCAGCTCGGTGGACACCCGGTTAGAAGCTTTGATCCAAAAAGCGATGGATCGAGTGATGAAAGGACGGACCAGTTTTGTCATTGCTCACCGGCTTTCAACGATTCGCGATGCGGATTTGATCTTGGTAATGAAACAAGGGGCTATTTTGGAACAAGGAACCCATGAGAGTTTATTGGCTTCCGGCGGTTTTTATAGCCAATTGTATCAAAGTCAGTTCGCTGAAGAAGGGATCGAAGAAGAATTCGCAGAATAG
- a CDS encoding NADP-dependent oxidoreductase, which produces MKRFAIKEYGAARDVFEEIQAESRELTENHVRVTIQAFAINPYDISVRKGAMKAVRSLKFPYVLGNDGAGIVTEVAEDVTNVRAGDRVVVHAVGGTYGEELVLPAHKVAKLPEKMTWQQAAGLVTTGITAYNILNHLLSLKPTDVVMVEGASGGVGSLLVQLLKEKGNKVLASASKRNEDLLRKLGVDAFVAYDQEDPGEVFKNQADVVIDATKGARGIDAGVKIMKENGTFVALNTLPSEEQRIKKGDYLHFGPSKDYSDQEAFDALLTMFEKDALAIEIAEVLPFELASVITAHERLEGHPPAGKIIIARTNN; this is translated from the coding sequence ATGAAACGATTTGCAATCAAAGAGTACGGCGCGGCAAGAGATGTGTTTGAAGAGATCCAAGCAGAAAGTCGCGAATTGACAGAAAATCATGTACGGGTCACGATTCAAGCATTTGCCATCAATCCTTATGATATCTCTGTCAGAAAAGGTGCCATGAAAGCTGTTCGTTCCCTGAAATTTCCTTACGTCTTAGGAAATGACGGTGCCGGGATCGTGACCGAAGTCGCAGAAGATGTCACCAATGTCCGAGCAGGCGATCGAGTGGTGGTCCATGCGGTGGGCGGTACATACGGCGAAGAGCTGGTTTTGCCCGCTCACAAAGTGGCAAAGCTTCCTGAAAAAATGACGTGGCAGCAAGCTGCCGGACTTGTGACTACTGGTATCACTGCATACAATATCCTCAATCATTTGCTTTCATTGAAACCCACAGATGTGGTGATGGTAGAAGGCGCTTCCGGCGGAGTGGGTTCGCTGTTGGTCCAACTATTGAAAGAAAAAGGCAACAAGGTATTAGCCAGCGCATCAAAACGCAATGAAGATTTGTTGCGAAAACTCGGTGTAGACGCTTTTGTGGCTTATGATCAAGAAGATCCCGGAGAAGTCTTCAAAAATCAAGCAGATGTAGTGATCGATGCAACAAAAGGTGCCCGGGGGATCGATGCAGGGGTAAAAATCATGAAAGAAAACGGGACATTCGTTGCGCTAAATACGTTACCGTCAGAAGAACAACGAATCAAAAAAGGCGATTATCTGCATTTTGGCCCGTCTAAAGATTATTCCGATCAAGAAGCCTTTGATGCTTTACTTACGATGTTTGAAAAAGATGCATTGGCTATTGAGATTGCCGAAGTTTTGCCATTTGAACTGGCCAGCGTCATTACCGCTCACGAAAGACTGGAAGGACATCCTCCTGCCGGCAAGATCATTATTGCACGAACAAACAATTGA
- a CDS encoding gamma carbonic anhydrase family protein, translated as MARFIAKNATVVGNVELGDEVTVWFNSVIRGDSNWIKIGDRTNIQDGTVIHVDHDAPTDIAENVTVGHQCMLHGCKIEKGALIGMSSVILNHAVIGENSLIGAGSLVTQGTVIPPNVLAFGRPAKVIRPLTAEEIEKNRQNITHYCSLGQEYLAGKYQEITE; from the coding sequence ATGGCAAGATTTATCGCAAAAAACGCGACGGTAGTAGGAAATGTAGAACTAGGGGATGAAGTGACCGTCTGGTTCAATAGCGTGATCCGCGGCGACAGCAACTGGATCAAAATCGGGGACCGCACGAATATCCAAGACGGAACGGTCATCCATGTCGATCATGATGCCCCTACCGATATAGCGGAAAACGTCACCGTAGGACATCAATGTATGCTCCATGGCTGTAAAATCGAAAAAGGCGCATTGATCGGCATGAGTTCGGTGATTTTGAATCATGCGGTCATTGGAGAAAACAGTCTGATCGGTGCCGGCTCATTAGTGACTCAAGGAACAGTTATTCCGCCGAATGTTTTGGCTTTTGGACGTCCTGCCAAGGTGATCCGTCCATTGACTGCCGAAGAAATCGAAAAAAACCGACAAAATATCACTCATTATTGTTCATTAGGACAAGAATATTTAGCAGGCAAGTATCAGGAAATCACAGAATAA